TACCCCGCCGCGATGGCGCATAGGGGTTGGCAGTTCGCCGGGATGGGCAGGAAACTGCGCAGGTAGTCGGCAGCAGTCTCCCCGCCGGGCTCATCCTTGCGGCGCGGGCGGCCGTCGATGTGCACCCAGCACGATGCCAGCCCTTCGTCGACACACGCCAGTTGCAGGATGGTCGCCGAGATCGCGGCGTTCTCGCGCCACAGGTCGCTTTTCGTAGTATCGCCCAGCACGACGATCGCCAGCGGGGCGCCTTTCATAAACGCCGAACCGTAATCGCGCATGTCGGCCATGCGGGCCACCAGGACAGGGTCGTCGACCACCACCAGGCGCGTCGTACGGGTATTGCGCGCCGAAGGCGCCGACAGGGTCTCGTGCAGGATGCGGTCTACGACCTCACGCGACACCGCACGCTCCGAAAATTTGCGGATGCTGCGGCGTTTTTCGATCAACTCTTTGAATTCCATCTGTTTTTATATTTTGTGTTTTCGGCCTCTCTTTTGCAAAAATAGTGAAAAATAGGTATATTTGAAATTCTAAAACAACCGTAAAAGCATGGATTACCGATTCACCATAGCCCTTATCTACGATTTCGACGGCACGCTCGCCCCCGGCAACATGCAGGAATACGACTTCATACCCGCCGTGGGCAAGAGCAACAAGGAATTCTGGACGGAGGCCAACACGCTGGCCGAAGAGCAGGATGCCGACATGGTACTGACCTACATGGCACGCATGTTACAGGAAGCCAAGTCGAAAGGGCTGTCGCTGCGGCGCGAGGCATTTCAGGATTCGGGACGCCGCGTGACGCTTTACAAGGGCGTGAAGGAGTGGTTCGCGCGGATCAACGCCTACGGCGCCGCACACGGGATAAGGATCCTGCACTACATCAACTCGTCGGGGATGAAGGAGATCATCGAAGGAACCCAGATCGCACACGAGTTCCGGAAGATCTATGCCTGCTCGTTTCTCTACGACGTCGACGGCATCGCCTACTGGCCCGCCGTGGCGGTCAATTACACCAACAAGACGCAGTTCATCTTCAAAATCAACAAAGGCGTCGAATCGGTGTTCGACAGCAAGATGGTGAACCGTTACATCCCCGAAAACGAACGTCCCGTGCCGTTCAAGCACATGATCTACGTGGGCGACGGGACGACCGACATCCCCTGCATGCGGCTGGTGAAAAATTCCGGCGGACATTCGATCGCGGTCTACAACCCCGACCAGAAGGGTGCCCGCAAGGAGATGGCCTCGCTGATCCACGACAACCGCGTGAGCCATGTCTGCCCGGCCGACTATTCCGAGGGTTCGGACATGGACATCCTGGTGAAGACCATCATCGACAAGATCGACCTGGACGACCGGCTCGAAAAACTCGAAGTCGTGAAATGACCCGGCCCGCGGAACGGGAAGCGGATATGCCCGGGACGCCCCCGGAAACGGGCAGCGAGGAAAGCCGGGCATCCCGACGAAAGATTCAAGCATCGGAAAAAGAGAATATGAACATTATTTTCGCAACGAACAACGCACACAAGCTCACCGAGGTGCAGGCCGTACTGGGGCCCGGATACAAGTTGCTCACGCCCCGCGACTGCGGCGTGACGGAGGAGATCCCCGAGGAACAGGATACCCTCGAAGGCAACGCCTCGCAGAAGGCGCATTACCTGCACGAACGCACCGGAATGGATTGCTTCGCCGACGACACGGGGCTCGAAGTCGAGGCGCTGGGCGGAGCCCCGGGCGTACACTCGGCACGCTACGCCACCGACGGGCACGACTTCGCGGCCAACAACCGGCTGCTGCTGAAAAACCTCGAAGGGCAGGCCAACCGCCGGGCACGGTTCCGCACGGTGATATCGCTGCTCTTGGACGGCGAAGAGCACCTTTTCGAAGGGATCGTCGAGGGGCGCATCATCGACCGGGAAACGGGGCACGAGGGATTCGGGTTCGACCCGCTGTTCATCCCCGACGGATACGACCGAACCTTCGCGCAGATGACCACCGGGGAGAAGAACGAAGTGTCGCACCGTGCCCGTGCCGTACGCAAACTCGCCGCGTATTTGCATTCCGTCGAGAAATAAGCGTCTTTACGAAAAACAGGCGGCACCCCGGCAATGGCCGAATAAATTCGGCATTGCGCCCGGCTTGCATCGTCTTTAACCCTGTTTTAGACTGGCGGCGCCTCGGCAAAATGCAGGTAAACTTGCTTTTGCCCTCGGCTTGCACTATCTTTGCCGTTCCTATGGAAGAGAGAAATTACAACAAGGAGGAGCGTTTCGACGCCAAAACCATCGAAGTGCTGAAGCACCACTACACCGAAATACTGCGGTTGCTGGGCGAGGATCCCGCACGCGAAGGGTTGCAGAAGACCCCCGAACGGGTGGCCAAGGCAATGTCGTTCCTGACGAAAGGATATGACGAAAACCCGTTGGAGATCATCCGCTCGGCGACGTTCCGCGAAGAGTACAAGCAGATGGTGCTGGTGAAGGACATCGAACTTTATTCGCTCTGCGAGCACCATATGCTGCCGTTCTACGGCAAGGCGCATGTCGCCTACATCCCCAACGGCCATATCACGGGGCTTTCCAAAATAGCCCGTGTGGTGGAGTGCTTCGCCCGCCGCCTGCAGGTACAGGAAAGGCTGACGGTGCAGATCCGCGACTGCATCCAGGAGGCGCTGAACCCCATGGGCGTGGCCGTCGTGATCGAAGCGAGCCACATGTGCATGCAGATGCGCGGCATCGAAAAGCAACAGTCGGCGACGACAACCTCGGCCTTCACCGGGATTTTCCTCTCCGACCACCGCACGCGCGAAGAGTTCATGACCCTGATCTCGCACCGGTACCGGTAGACCCGCCGCACGATAAAACGGAACGTCCCGCAGCGCACGGCTTGCGGGACGTTCCGTTTGCGGGGGCGACCCGATTATGATTTACCCTTACCCTTGAGCTCCACCAGGGCGGCATTCAGCGCCCGGTGAAGCGAATACTGCGAAAGGGGTTTGACGAGGAATTCGTTGCACCCCGCATTGCGCGCGCTCTCGATCTCGCTGCCGGACGAATAGGCCGACATGGCAATGATGGGGACGTCCGCCGAAACGCTGCGGATACGCCGCGTAGCCTCCAGGCCGTCCATCACAGGCATGCGGATGTCCATCAGCACGGCATCGGGCTGCACCGTCCCGAACATGTCCACGGCCTCGGCTCCCGTATGGGCACGCACGAGGCTGAAGCGGCGGCTGAGGACGGCTTCGATGAGTCTGAAATTGGTGTCCGAATCCTCGGCGACCAGCAGTACCCACGACTTGCCGTCGTCCCGGCCCGGGGCGGCGCAATGCTGCTCGTCGTCTTTGCCGCCGTCCCGGTGGACGACGGGGATCGAGAAATGGAACCGCGTGCCCTTGCCGGGTTCGGAATCCACTCCGATTGTACCGTCGAGTTTCTCGACGATCATCTTCGAAATGGCCAGCCCGAGCCCGGTTCCGGCTGCGAAATCGTTGAGTTTGACGAACCGGTCGAAAATATTGCGCGCCTTCTCGGGCGGTATGCCCATGCCGGTATCTTGGACGAAGAACTCCACGCACCCGTCCTTCAGGTCGAACCCGAAGCGGATCTCCCCCTCTTCGGTAAACTTGCCGGCGTTGTTCAGCAGGTTGGAAATGACCTGTGCCAGGCGGTTCTGGTCGCAGACGATCTCCACGTTCGCGACCCGTTCCTCGAAGACCAGCTCCACGCCCGGCTTGACGCGGGGTTTGTGGACTTCCAGCTCCGAGCGGCAGAGGTCGTTGAGGTTCATCGGCCTGAAGCGGAATTCGAGCGTCCCGGCTTCGATCTTCGAAATGTCGAGGATATCGTTTATCAGTTGCAGCAGCAGCTCGGAATTGACGTCGATGATATCGATGAACTGTTGTTTCTCCTCCTCGGTTTCCACTTCGCCGATGAGCTTGGCAAAGCCCACGATGGCATTGAGCGGCGTGCGGATCTCGTGGCTCATGTTCGCCAGGAAGGCAGATTTGAGACGGTCGGACTCCTCGGCGCGGATACGCGCCTCGACGATCTCCAGCTCGGCATTCTTCATGTCGGTGATGTCCCACGAGACACCGATGATGAGCGGAAGACGGTTTTCGACCGGCACCAGCGACTTGGAAGTATTGACGATACGGGTCTCGCCCGTGACCGAGACGTACTCCTCGATGAAGGTCTGGCGTTCGCCCGTACGCAGCAGCGTCAGGTCGTCCTGGCGGAAATGCTCCGCATCCTTCGGGCTGGGGAAAATCTCGTAATCGGTATGCCCGAGCGCCCTGGAGGCCGGAATCCGCGAATATTCCTCGAACGCCCGGTTCCAGTAGAGGTAACGGAACTCGTTGCTCGGGTCTTTCACGAACAGATAGACCGGGACATTGTTGAGGATGCACTCCAGGATGGAGTTCATCTCCTTGACCTTGCTCTCGTGTTCGATGCGCTGCGTCACGTCCCGGCCGAAGAACCAGACGATCTCGCGTTCCTGGAAGTAGTCGTAGATGATGTAGGCCACGATGTCCCACGCCACGATATGCCCCTGCTCGTTCTTGAAGCGGACGGTGTATTTGTGCGAGCCGTTATCGCGGCGTATTTTCTCCAGCCGGGCATCCCACTGCTGACGGGAACCTTCGTACGACCAGAAATCGTAAACCTTGTGTTGCGAAAGGTCGCCTTCGACATCGTGCCGCACCCGGAACTGCTCGTTGGCATATTCCATCGTACCGTCCAGGCTGCAGGCGTAAATCTCCTCGTCGACATTGTTCAGCGCATATTTGACCATCTCCAGCTCATGCTTGGCGGCCTCGGCCTCGGTGATGTCGCGGCAGATGCAGAGGGCATGCTCCTCGTCGAGCGGGAAAATCCGGTTTTCGTAGTTGCGGGTTCGGCCCCCGAGCGTAATGTCGTGGTGGGAAGAGGAGCCGCACCCCGTCGCAAAGACATTGTCGAGGTTGTTCTTCACATTGCGGCAGGCCGAGGGCGAAAGCATCGTCCGGATATTCTGCCCGGCGAGCTCTCCGCCCGGAACCCCGACATGGTTGGTCTCATCCGCGGAAACCAGTTCGACCAGCGTCCCTTCGCGGTCGAGCACGGTCAGCATGTCGGGTATCGAATCGAGAATCTTACAGGCATAACGCTCCCGAAACCGACTCCCGGAAGCCTTCGGCGTATCGAGTTGTGCCTCGAGCTCTTCGATCCTGCGGATAAGCTCTTCGCGGGAGCAGTTATCGTATCGGCTCATACATTGTGGTATTGTGCATAGATAGTTACAAAAGTAATATATTTTCCGAAAGACGAACCATTTTCGGGCCGAAATCGCCAACGATTACGCCCCATGTAGCAACGATACCGTTCGGTAGCAGCATTCCCGACCGCAACTCGGTGCTATTACCGTTCAAAAACAGCGCAGAAAAAGCCCGCAAAGAATCTCTTTCCGCCCGGCACCGGGTCAAGACGCCCCAAAATGGGCTATTTCTCGCCGGGTTAAACCCCTGTGCCCGACCATAGAACACACCGCAGCCGCGTTGCATATCGCAAAACTGCTTTTTTATATCCCGATCAGGCTTCCACGCGTAAAAAAGGTGTGGAAGGAACGAATTTTGAACATGCTCCGAGACAGCAAACTAAAAAATCAAAATCATGACCGTCAAAAAATTACGTTACCTCGCATACGCACTCGTTGCAGTTGCGTTTTGCGCGTGCCAGAAAGAGCCCTCGACATCGGGCCTCCACAAAGACTATCTGGTCTACACCGCTTACGACACCGAAGCCGACTTCGGTGCAGTGGACACCTACTACCTCCCCGACAGCATCCTGCTGATCGGTGGCGCAGACAAGACGGAATATTGGAAAGACGGCAATGCGCTGGAGATCGTCAACACGGTCGCCAGCCGCATGAACGCCGCCGGCTACACCCGCACCGAGGACAAGGATGCGGCCAGCGTCGGCCTGCAATTGAGCTACGTGCAGAAAGTGACCTATTTCGTGGGTTACGACTATCCCTACTGGTGGTGGTACTACCCCTACTACTGGACGCCCGGATACTGGGGCGACTGGCTGGGATGGCACTATCCCTACCGCGTATATTACGGTTATACGGCCGGTTCGCTGCTGATCGAGATGCTGGATCTGGAAGCCGACCAGCAGAGCGGCAAGAAACTGCCCGTCATCTGGGACAGCTACATCGGCGGCCTGCTCACCTCGTCGGAAAGCCTCAACCAGCAGCGCACGCTGGACGCCGTCGAACAGGCATTCGACCAGTCGCCTTACCTGAAAAAATAATTTAACCGTAAAAACACGTCCGATTATGAAAACATCGAAATACCCGGTTCTAAAAACCATCGCACTCTGTGTCGTCCTGCTCGCCGCTGCGCGCACGGGCAAAGCGCAGATCTTCCCGAACAATTACATCAACGTCGACTGGCAGATGGGCGTGCCCCTGGGCAGCAGCCTCGCCGACAAAGCCTCGGGCTGGGGCATGAACTTCGAAGGCGGCTATTTCATCACGCCGGCCATCGCCGTGGGCCCGTTCATCTCTTACCAGACCAACCTCGAAACGATTCCGCGCCAGACACTCGACCTGGGCAACGGTTCGGCCCTCACGGTCAACCAGAAGCACTCCGTATTCCAGCTGCCGTTCGGCGTCACCAGCCGTTACACCTGGCTTACGGACAGCGTATTCCAGCCCTATGCAGGCCTGAAGCTGGGAGCCAACTACGCCGAACTTTCGTCCTATTACTACGTCGTCAAGCAGTACAACGACACGTGGGGATTCTACCTCTCGCCCGAAATCGGCGTGAGCATCTTCCCGCGCCCCGACTACCGTTTCGGGTTCCATGTGGCACTCTATTACAGCTATGCCACCAACAGCGGCGACGTCCTGACTTACTCGGTCAACAACCTCAATAATTTCGGCATACGCGTCGGTATATCATTCTGACGCAGAGTGGGAAAGCGCCTCTTGTGGAGTGCCCCGGTTCCTGAAAAGGGATCGGGGTTCCCTTTTTCGGGGAACCTTTTCCCCGGCGGATTTGCAGGTTCGGAAAATTGTACCTACCTTTACAACGACTAAAACCATTGGATGTTTAAAACGGATACGGCATCGTAGGAATCCATAACTTGCATTGGATTCCGACTCTTTCTTCCCTCCCGGGGGCATTTCTGCCCGGGCGGACATTCATTTTGCCTTATTTTAAAAAATTCGCCATGCACGGGATTTCCCAATCCATCCTGCGCGCGGCCTCAACTACAAACAACCATGGAACAGGAAAATAAACAGATCTTCGATTTCGATTTAAAAATGATCGCCGATTTCTTCAGGGAACTCGACAGGCAGGGGCCCGGCGGCGTGGAGCAGACGCTCCGCGCCCTGGAATTCGTACCCGACAGGCCGGGGATGCGGATCGCCGACATCGGATGCGGCACCGGCGGACAGACCGTCACGATCGCCCGGAACAGGGATTGTACGATAACGGCCGTCGACCTGCTGCCGGAGCTGTTGGAAGAATTCCGCGCCCGGATAAAAAAGGCCGGGCTGGAAAACCGCGTCACGGCCATACAGGGCTCGATGGATGCACTGCCCTTCAGCCCCGGGGAGTTCGACGTGATTTGGGCCGAAGGCTCGATCTACAATATCGGATTCGAACGCGGGCTGAGGGAGTGGCGGCAGTACCTCAAACCGGGCGGCATAATCGCCGTGACCGAATGCTCGTGGCTCTCGGGCGCACGCCTGGCGTCGAAATTCATCTCGGACTATTTCCCCGACATCGACAGCCCGTCGGGGAAAGTGCGGATCCTCGAAGAGGCCGGATATGCACCTCTGGCGCATTTCGCACTGCCCGAGCATTGCTGGACGGAAAACTACTTCGCCCATGCAAGCGCACGCATCCCGGGATTCCTGGAGCAATACAGGCACAGTGAAAAGGCACTCCTGCTGGCCGAAATGCAGAAAAACGAGATCGCCCATTACGAGAAATACAAAGCGTACTACGGTTACGTCTTCTACATAGGCCAAAAAACGGAAGAGTAATCCCCGTCCGAAAAGGCAGAATCCCGCTTCCCCGAAAGAGGCGGGATTCGTTTTTCCGGTTCAGGGAAAAATGCCCGGTCATTCCATCGAGGTGTAGACGAGCATCGTCTCGGGGGCCAGGCTGATCCAGCTTCCGGACGCATGCGCCACCCCGCGCTCCACGGGAAGCAACCGTTCGCCCCCGAGCCTGAGCCGCCCCCGGACGTAGACATAAAACACGAAGAGCCGCAGTCCTTCGGGACTGCGGCTCTTTTCATCCGTGCAGGGCGCTATGACCGTGACAGGGCGTCGAGGCGCGACAATTCGTCGTCGGAGAAGGATGCATGCTCCAGCGCCCGGAGGTTATCTTCGATCTGGGCGACGGAGCTTGCCCCGATAATGACCGACGTGACACGTTTGTCGCGCAGCAGCCATGCCAAAGCCATCTCGGCAAGGGTCTGGCCGCGCTGCCGGGCGATTTCATGCAGGCCGCGGATCCGTTCCGACATCCTCTCCGTCAGCACGTCGCGCCGCAGCGAACCCTCCGCCGCCATGCGCGAGCCTTCCGGAATACCGTTCAGGTAACGGTCGGTCAGCAGCCCCTGTGCCAGCGGCGAAAAGGCCACGAACCCGGCCCCGGCCTCGGCATTGAGCGTCAGGATGCCCGACGTGTCGGGTTCGCGGTCGAACAGGTTGTAGCGATCCTGGAAAAGCAGGCAGGGTACGTCGCGCTGGGCCAGGTAGCGGAAAGCGAAACGTGCCGCGGCCAGCGGGTAGCGCGACAGCCCGACATAGAGCGCCTTGCCTGCGCGGACGATGTCGACCAAAGCCTGGAGGGTCTCTTCGAGCGGGGTCTCGGGATCGTAGCGGTGCGAGTAGAAG
This Alistipes onderdonkii DNA region includes the following protein-coding sequences:
- a CDS encoding HAD family hydrolase; translation: MDYRFTIALIYDFDGTLAPGNMQEYDFIPAVGKSNKEFWTEANTLAEEQDADMVLTYMARMLQEAKSKGLSLRREAFQDSGRRVTLYKGVKEWFARINAYGAAHGIRILHYINSSGMKEIIEGTQIAHEFRKIYACSFLYDVDGIAYWPAVAVNYTNKTQFIFKINKGVESVFDSKMVNRYIPENERPVPFKHMIYVGDGTTDIPCMRLVKNSGGHSIAVYNPDQKGARKEMASLIHDNRVSHVCPADYSEGSDMDILVKTIIDKIDLDDRLEKLEVVK
- a CDS encoding DUF4136 domain-containing protein; protein product: MTVKKLRYLAYALVAVAFCACQKEPSTSGLHKDYLVYTAYDTEADFGAVDTYYLPDSILLIGGADKTEYWKDGNALEIVNTVASRMNAAGYTRTEDKDAASVGLQLSYVQKVTYFVGYDYPYWWWYYPYYWTPGYWGDWLGWHYPYRVYYGYTAGSLLIEMLDLEADQQSGKKLPVIWDSYIGGLLTSSESLNQQRTLDAVEQAFDQSPYLKK
- the rdgB gene encoding RdgB/HAM1 family non-canonical purine NTP pyrophosphatase, which codes for MNIIFATNNAHKLTEVQAVLGPGYKLLTPRDCGVTEEIPEEQDTLEGNASQKAHYLHERTGMDCFADDTGLEVEALGGAPGVHSARYATDGHDFAANNRLLLKNLEGQANRRARFRTVISLLLDGEEHLFEGIVEGRIIDRETGHEGFGFDPLFIPDGYDRTFAQMTTGEKNEVSHRARAVRKLAAYLHSVEK
- a CDS encoding class I SAM-dependent methyltransferase, with translation MEQENKQIFDFDLKMIADFFRELDRQGPGGVEQTLRALEFVPDRPGMRIADIGCGTGGQTVTIARNRDCTITAVDLLPELLEEFRARIKKAGLENRVTAIQGSMDALPFSPGEFDVIWAEGSIYNIGFERGLREWRQYLKPGGIIAVTECSWLSGARLASKFISDYFPDIDSPSGKVRILEEAGYAPLAHFALPEHCWTENYFAHASARIPGFLEQYRHSEKALLLAEMQKNEIAHYEKYKAYYGYVFYIGQKTEE
- a CDS encoding outer membrane beta-barrel protein, with the protein product MKTSKYPVLKTIALCVVLLAAARTGKAQIFPNNYINVDWQMGVPLGSSLADKASGWGMNFEGGYFITPAIAVGPFISYQTNLETIPRQTLDLGNGSALTVNQKHSVFQLPFGVTSRYTWLTDSVFQPYAGLKLGANYAELSSYYYVVKQYNDTWGFYLSPEIGVSIFPRPDYRFGFHVALYYSYATNSGDVLTYSVNNLNNFGIRVGISF
- a CDS encoding aldo/keto reductase yields the protein MIEPIYQPAASRYEDGMTYRRAGRSGVLLPAFSLGMWHNFGSGQTFSNVRQMAHYAFDRGIVHFDLANNYGPAYGTAEENFGRLMEQSFRPYRDELFISTKAGYDMWLGPYGNWGSRKYLMASLDQSLRRMKLDYVDIFYSHRYDPETPLEETLQALVDIVRAGKALYVGLSRYPLAAARFAFRYLAQRDVPCLLFQDRYNLFDREPDTSGILTLNAEAGAGFVAFSPLAQGLLTDRYLNGIPEGSRMAAEGSLRRDVLTERMSERIRGLHEIARQRGQTLAEMALAWLLRDKRVTSVIIGASSVAQIEDNLRALEHASFSDDELSRLDALSRS
- the folE gene encoding GTP cyclohydrolase I FolE, whose product is MEERNYNKEERFDAKTIEVLKHHYTEILRLLGEDPAREGLQKTPERVAKAMSFLTKGYDENPLEIIRSATFREEYKQMVLVKDIELYSLCEHHMLPFYGKAHVAYIPNGHITGLSKIARVVECFARRLQVQERLTVQIRDCIQEALNPMGVAVVIEASHMCMQMRGIEKQQSATTTSAFTGIFLSDHRTREEFMTLISHRYR
- a CDS encoding nitroreductase family protein; the encoded protein is MEFKELIEKRRSIRKFSERAVSREVVDRILHETLSAPSARNTRTTRLVVVDDPVLVARMADMRDYGSAFMKGAPLAIVVLGDTTKSDLWRENAAISATILQLACVDEGLASCWVHIDGRPRRKDEPGGETAADYLRSFLPIPANCQPLCAIAAGYSDFTPAPLPESDDEARIIRLG
- a CDS encoding PAS domain-containing protein, with protein sequence MSRYDNCSREELIRRIEELEAQLDTPKASGSRFRERYACKILDSIPDMLTVLDREGTLVELVSADETNHVGVPGGELAGQNIRTMLSPSACRNVKNNLDNVFATGCGSSSHHDITLGGRTRNYENRIFPLDEEHALCICRDITEAEAAKHELEMVKYALNNVDEEIYACSLDGTMEYANEQFRVRHDVEGDLSQHKVYDFWSYEGSRQQWDARLEKIRRDNGSHKYTVRFKNEQGHIVAWDIVAYIIYDYFQEREIVWFFGRDVTQRIEHESKVKEMNSILECILNNVPVYLFVKDPSNEFRYLYWNRAFEEYSRIPASRALGHTDYEIFPSPKDAEHFRQDDLTLLRTGERQTFIEEYVSVTGETRIVNTSKSLVPVENRLPLIIGVSWDITDMKNAELEIVEARIRAEESDRLKSAFLANMSHEIRTPLNAIVGFAKLIGEVETEEEKQQFIDIIDVNSELLLQLINDILDISKIEAGTLEFRFRPMNLNDLCRSELEVHKPRVKPGVELVFEERVANVEIVCDQNRLAQVISNLLNNAGKFTEEGEIRFGFDLKDGCVEFFVQDTGMGIPPEKARNIFDRFVKLNDFAAGTGLGLAISKMIVEKLDGTIGVDSEPGKGTRFHFSIPVVHRDGGKDDEQHCAAPGRDDGKSWVLLVAEDSDTNFRLIEAVLSRRFSLVRAHTGAEAVDMFGTVQPDAVLMDIRMPVMDGLEATRRIRSVSADVPIIAMSAYSSGSEIESARNAGCNEFLVKPLSQYSLHRALNAALVELKGKGKS